The Bacteroidota bacterium genome contains a region encoding:
- a CDS encoding NAD(P)H-binding protein yields MTTLSQPNTGRILVLGGTGKTGRRIVHRLLDRGHDVRIGSRSATPRFDWDDEATWSANLVDVTAAYITYAPDLAVPGATDAVQAFVDRAKEQGVRRLVLLSGRGEAEAQACERIVQTSGLDWTIVRASWFSQNFSEGAFADMVLAGQITLPAGDIPEPFVDVDDIADVAVAALTEPGHAGEVYEVTGPRLMTFEDIATELTHATGRPVRFVPVPHDAFVEGIRASGAPNEVVWMLDYLFATVLDGRNASLSDGVQRALGRSPKDFAAYAQDAAAAGAWNAAVREVAA; encoded by the coding sequence ATGACGACCCTATCTCAGCCCAACACCGGCCGCATCCTCGTCCTCGGAGGCACGGGCAAAACCGGCCGGCGCATCGTGCACCGATTGCTCGATCGTGGCCATGATGTGCGCATCGGCTCGCGCTCGGCCACGCCCCGCTTCGACTGGGACGACGAGGCAACCTGGAGCGCCAACCTCGTCGATGTCACGGCTGCCTACATCACCTACGCGCCTGACCTCGCCGTCCCTGGTGCTACCGACGCCGTTCAAGCCTTCGTCGACCGCGCGAAGGAGCAGGGCGTCCGGCGCCTCGTGCTCCTCTCGGGGCGCGGCGAGGCCGAGGCGCAGGCCTGCGAACGCATCGTACAGACGAGCGGACTCGACTGGACGATCGTCCGCGCAAGCTGGTTCAGCCAGAACTTCTCCGAAGGGGCCTTCGCTGACATGGTGCTTGCCGGGCAGATCACGTTGCCTGCGGGCGACATCCCTGAGCCCTTCGTAGACGTGGACGACATTGCCGATGTGGCGGTGGCTGCGCTGACCGAACCCGGGCATGCGGGCGAGGTCTACGAGGTCACCGGGCCGCGCTTGATGACGTTCGAGGACATCGCTACAGAGCTCACGCACGCCACAGGGCGGCCCGTCCGGTTCGTTCCGGTCCCGCACGACGCCTTCGTGGAAGGCATCCGCGCATCCGGCGCGCCCAACGAGGTCGTCTGGATGCTCGACTATCTCTTCGCCACGGTCCTGGACGGGCGAAACGCAAGCCTCTCCGATGGCGTGCAGCGTGCTCTTGGACGTTCGCCCAAAGACTTTGCGGCCTACGCACAGGACGCTGCGGCCGCAGGGGCCTGGAACGCCGCAGTGCGGGAGGTTGCGGCATGA